Part of the Acidimicrobiia bacterium genome, ATGACCCACAAACGACGGGTGCGAACCGCTTCTGACCGGGTCAAAGACTTTCGGGGAGGCAGGGCGATCTCACCTTCGACCGGTCCGCCATCGGGAAGTTGACCCACCACGGCCGGCTTGTCGATGATGCCGAACCTGGCGATAGGAATAACTACCAGCCAGACGATCAGTGCGGCCACGATCCAAGCCAACCGCCACGAATATGCTTCGATCACGAGGTTGAGACCGATCGGACCGAGTGCCATGAGCGCCGATACCGAGGTGGCCATGATCCCGAGAGCGAGGCCGCGCCGACGGTCGAACCAGTGCGTCACCGTAATGGTCGATACGAGACTCAACGATCCCTGACCCAGGAAACGAATCATCCCGTATCCGATGGCCAGGCTGACAAAGCCCTGTACGCCGGACATGAAGACGAGGCCGATCCCGAAGCCGACGGCGATCCAGGTCATGGCCTTGCGGACTCCCACCCTGTCGATAGCCCGGCCGACGAACGGCATACCCAGGGCTCCGAGGAGCGTTCCTATCAGGTAGGCCAGGGAAACTGCATCCCGGGATAGAGACAGATCAGAGATAAAGGATTCGACGAAGACCGACACGCCGAGGGTCTGACCGGGAACCGAAAGGGCCGCAGTCACGATGGCTAAAGCAAGGATCCGCCATCCGGAGAATCTACGAAGGGGCGAGGTAGGGCGGCCGGACATCAGGCGACATTAGCCGTCTTCCACAGCCCTCAATCGGACCTATTCAAGCGCCAGACGGGCGGCGGCTTCTGCATGGATCCGGGCAGTTGGGTAGTACGGAACCGTCAGATCGCTCGGCCGAACCAGCAGTTCGATCTCTGTACATCCGGCGATGATCGCCTCCGCACCATTTGTTGCCAGGGCGTCAATGACCCGGAGGTACTTGAGTCTGGAATCGTCAGAGATGATGCCTCGGACCAACTCGTCGTAGATCACGTCGTGAATCATGGTTCGGTCTGCGGGTTCCGGGACCAGGACATCCAAACCAAAACCCCGCAACCGCCCTGCGTAGAAGTCGTCTTCCATGGTGTACCGGGTCCCCAACAGCCCGACCGTCCGTGCACCATCTTCGACAATGGCCATGGCGGTCGCATCGGCAATGTGTAGGAACGGGACGGTTATGGCGTTCTCGATCTCATCAGCCAACCGGTGCA contains:
- a CDS encoding aspartate/glutamate racemase family protein; amino-acid sequence: MKTIGLLGGMSWESSIEYERTINEYVRARLGGSASASLIIRSYNFAEIHELQDTGGWGAAGKRLAMDAARLEESGAEIIILCTNTMHRLADEIENAITVPFLHIADATAMAIVEDGARTVGLLGTRYTMEDDFYAGRLRGFGLDVLVPEPADRTMIHDVIYDELVRGIISDDSRLKYLRVIDALATNGAEAIIAGCTEIELLVRPSDLTVPYYPTARIHAEAAARLALE
- a CDS encoding MFS transporter, with product MTAALSVPGQTLGVSVFVESFISDLSLSRDAVSLAYLIGTLLGALGMPFVGRAIDRVGVRKAMTWIAVGFGIGLVFMSGVQGFVSLAIGYGMIRFLGQGSLSLVSTITVTHWFDRRRGLALGIMATSVSALMALGPIGLNLVIEAYSWRLAWIVAALIVWLVVIPIARFGIIDKPAVVGQLPDGGPVEGEIALPPRKSLTRSEAVRTRRLWVILAASGATGMLSTALNFHQISLLGEAGLSAGEAALMFAPQVIGSSLAGLGFGALADRLHGRWLIMAAMALLASALLMVNFLNSTSDILLYAILLGAAGGASRTVGSALPPRWFGTEHIGAIQGFGTFTNVASTAVGPFGLAVIYGITGKYGPALSLAAVIPLVVLVAAAFTKAEES